One Bosea sp. 124 genomic window, CGTTGTCCTCGACAATCAGAACCGTCTTCATGATGCCGCCCTTCATTTGCGCCACGGATTCCCGGCACGATCCGGATTGTCCAAGCTGGCGGCCTCGTTCAATGATGCTGCTCTAGCATGCGAGCCGTTGACGAAACGCAAACCCGATCCCGGACTCATCAGGAGCACACGACCGTCATGGCGAGACCGCCCAGCCTTCAGGACGCCGAGACGCTGGCGCTGCGCGCTCTGGGCTTCCTGGCCGCAGAGCCCGAGCGGCTCGAGCCGTTTCTGGCAACGACCGGGCTCGGCCCTGCGACGCTGCGGGCCGCCGCGAGCGACCCCGGCTTCCTCTCGGCCGTTCTCGACCACATCGGCGGCAGCGATTCGCTGCTGCTCGAGTTTGCAGGAAATCTGGGTGTGAGTCCGGAGAGCGTCGCACAGGCGCGTGACCGGCTCGGCGGACCGCATCCCGGCGAGCCGGCTTGAGCCCCATGCAGCCTTCGGCGTCGCGGCGGGTGCTGTGCCGCGACTGCCTGAGCGACCATGACGGCACGGCGTCCGAACCGCGCCGCTGCCCGTCCTGCGGTTCGCCGCGCCTGCTGCGCCACCTCGAGCGCGACCTGTTGAGCCTGGCCCATATCGATTGCGACGCCTTCTATGCCGCGATCGAGAAGCGCGACGACCCATCCCTGATGGACAAGCCGGTGATCATCGGCGGCGGCAAGCGCGGCGTGGTCTCGACCTGCTGCTACATCGCCCGGACCTATGGCGTGCGCTCGGCGATGCCGATGTTCAAGGCGCTCAAGGCCTGCCCCGAGGCGGTCGTCGTCAAGCCGGACATGGCGAAATACGTCGCTGTCGGCCGCCAGGTCCGCCGGCTGATGCAGGAGCTGACGCCGCTGGTCGAGCCGATCTCGATCGACGAGGCCTTTCTCGACCTGGCCGGCACGGAATTGCTGCACCATGCGAGCCCGGCCGTCACGCTGGCGCGTTTCGCCAGGCGAATCGAGAGCGAGGTCGGGATCACGGTCTCCGTCGGACTGTCCTATGCGAAATTCCTGGCCAAGGTCGCCTCCGACATGGACAAGCCGCGCGGCTTCTCGGTGATAGGGCGAGCGGAAGCCGTGGCCTTTCTCGCGGCCAAGCCGGTCGGCCTGATTCCCGGCATCGGGCAGGCCAGCGCCGCCAAGCTCGCCGAGGCCGGATTCCGCCTGATCGGGGATTTACGCGAGGCGCCGGTCGACAAGCTCTTTCGGCTGGCCGGCAAGGACGGGCCGCGGCTGAAGAACCTCGCCAACGGCATCGACCAGCGCCGGGTGACGCCCGACCGGGAAACCAAGAGCGTCTCCACCGAGACTACGCTCGATATCGATCTCGCGCGCTTCGAGGAGCTCGAGCCGGTGCTCTGGCGGCTTTGCGAGAAGACCTCGAAACGGCTGAAGCATCAGGAGCTTGCGGGGAGAACCATCACCCTGAAGCTAAAGACGGCAGACTTTCACTCGATCACGCGCGCCGCCCGCCTCCCGGAACCGACGCAACTCGCGGCGAGGCTTTTTACGGCCGGACGCGACCTGCTCCGGCGCGAATGCACGGGCGCGCGCTACAGGCTGATCGGCATCGGCGCGAGCGACCTCGCCGGCCCCGAGGAAGCCGACCATGGCGACCTCGCCGATGTCGCGACGCCGCGGCTGAAGGCGATGGAGGGCGCGCTCGATGCCTTGCGCGCGCGCTTCGGCGATGCCGCGATCGGCAAGGGGCTGAGCCTGCGCCTGCCGCAGCGGGCTGGCAACGGCGCCGCTACTTCGCGCACTCCGCCTGAGGCAGAAGATCCAGACGCGTGAGCGTGCCGCGCAGCGCGAAGCTGCCGTAGTCGAGCCTCACGGCGCCAGTGACGCCGTTTTCGTAGAGCTCAAAGGAGATCGTGTAGGAAGGCGTCGTTTCGCCCGATCCGACCTTGAAATAGGACATCGTCACCGGCCAGCGCGCCAGCTTCTCGAATTCCGGCCGCAGCAGCGGCGTCTCGACCGGCTTCGCCTCGATGCGCCTGCCGATGACCGAGAGCGTCTCATAGACATCCTTGCCGCCATTGGCGCCGTCATAGAGCCTGACGTTCAGCGTGCTCTGTCCGGCGCGGGCAGCCTGGATCACCGCCTTCATCTGGGCATTGGGAAACAGCGCGCCGATGGCCTCGCGATGGGTCTCGGCCTTGGGAGCGCTCAGCTTGACCTCGTAGCCGTCGCCGGCCTTGCTCGCCATGCCGTCGACCGTCTCGGTCGGGGTGCCGCTGGCCGAGCTTTCGGTCTTGAAGCGGTAGCTCGCGCCGTCGCCGGCCTCGAAGCTCGTGGTGCGCGCATCGATGGTGCGCGGGCCGCGTTCGCCGCTGTCGAGCTGCGTGACCTGGCGGAAGGACAGGGCATAACCCTCGCAGGCATCGCCGGTGAAGTCGAAGGCGATGCGGCCGCGGGCCGATTCGACGTTCTTGGCGGCCTTGCCGTCGTCGAGAACGAGATCGTAGACCGCCCGGTGCGGGACGAGCACGACGCGCCCCGCCGATTGCGGCTGCGCGAAGGCGGCCCCGTTCCAGAGCGCCGCAACGGCGAGGATACCGGCAAGGCCTGGAGCGTTCGTCTTCATGGGGCACGCCGCTTTCGTTTGGTGGTGCGTTGAAGCTAGGTGCATTGCCGCAATGGCGCAAACAAGGCAGCGAGCGAGCGGCATCGCGCCGCCCCTGCAACGGACCGGCCTGCACGGCGTCCGCGCCCGCAGGGCATGGCCACGCGCTTGCGGCTGGGCCGGGCATCGGCCATGAAAGGCACTCAGCCCCTCGGAGAGGCCAAGCCCTCCCGAAAGGCCCTGCCCCCGGTGGAGTTCGCCCTGATGAATGCCGTCGACGCCAAGCTTGCCGAACTCGGCATCACCCTGCCAACGCCGGCCGCGCCGGTCGCCAATTACGTGCCCTATGTGATCACCGGCAATCTGCTCGTGATCTCGGGCCAGCTTTGCTTCGGGCTCGACGGCAAGCTCTCCGACAGCCACAAGGGCAAGCTCGGCGTCGAGGTCTTCAACGAGGCCGGCCTGGAGGCCGCCCGGCTCTGCGCCATCAATGTGCTGGCCCAGGCGAAGGCCGCGCTCGGCGGCGATCTCGGCCGCATCGCGCGCTGCGTTCGCCTCGGCGGCTTCATCAATGCCGCTCCCCATTTCGCCGCCTTGCCGGCGATCATGAACGGCGCCTCCGATCTGATGGTCGCGGTGCTCGGCGACAAGGGACGCCATGCCCGCTCGACCATCGGTGTCGCCGAACTCCCGGCCGACGCGGCCGTCGAGGTCGAGGCCATGTTCGAGATCGCCTGATGCGCGACCGATCCATGCACGAGCACTCCCATTCCGGCCTGGGCTGGCTGATCGCCCGGCCGATCGCGCATCGGGGGCTGCATGACGCGGCGGCCGGCGTGATCGAGAACAGCATCCCGGCAGCGGAGGCTGCGATCGCCGGGGGCTTCGGCATCGAATGCGACGTCCAGCTCAGCGCCGATGGCGAGGCCATGGTCTTCCATGATTTCGGGCTCGACCGGCTGACGGGGCACAGCGGAGCGGCCGCGGCGCAGAAGGCCGAAGCGCTCGCCGCGATCACGCTGAAGGGCAGCGAGGCCAAAATCCCGACGCTCTCCGGCTTTCTCGACCTGATCGCCGGGCGCGTGCCGCTCGTCATCGAGATCAAGAGCCGCTTTGACGGCGATCTCGCGCTGACGCGCCGCGCCGCCGAGATCGTCTCTGGCCGGGCCGGCCAACCGATCGTGTTCAAGTCGTTCGATCCGGAGATCGTCACCGCCCTGCGCGACATCGCGCCTGCGGTGCCCCGCGGGATCGTCGCGATGAACGACTACACCTATGACGACTATGCCCATCTCGATGCCGGCAAGCGCCGCGCGATGGCGAACCTGTTGCATTTCGACGAGAGCAGGCCGGACTTCCTGTCGTGGAAGGTTTCCGATCTGGAGAGCGCCGCGCCCTATCTCTGCCGGAACGCGCTCGGGATGCCGCTGATGAGCTGGACGGTGCGGACGCCAGCGGATCGCGCGATGGCGGCGCGCCATGCCGACCAGATGGTCTTCGAGGGCTTCAAGCCTTGAGTTCGGGCGGGCGCGGCGACCTCAGGGTCCGCGTCGCCACCTCGCTCAAGACCGTGCCGGCCGGCGCCTGGAATGCCTGCGCCAATCCGGCTGCGCTGAGCGAGGTGCTGGGCGCGCCCAGCCGCCCTGCCGAGGCCGTGCAGGCTGGCGCGGACCATGACAACCCTTTCGTCTCGCATGAATTCCTGCGTGCGCTGGAAGAGAGCGGGTGCGTCGGCGGGCGCTCGGGCTGGTCGCCTGCCTATCTCCTCGTCGAGGATGGCGAAGGCGCCCTGCTCGCCGCCGCGCCGAGCTTTCTCAAGAGCCACAGCCAGGGCGAATACGTCTTCGACCATGCCTGGGCGGACGCTTACGAACGTGCCGGCGGGCAATACTACCCCAAGCTTCAGGTCGCGGCGCCCTTCACCCCGGCGACCGGGCCGCGCCTGCTGGTGGCGGATACGCTGCGGGCCGAAGAGGCGCGGGCCGGGCTGATCGCGGGGCTGGAAGCGCTGCGCGGCCAGGCGGAGGCCTCCTCGGTGCATGTCACCTTCGCGCAGGAGCCCGACATCGCGACGCTGCGCGAGGCCGGCTATCTCGAACGGCACGACCTGCAGTTCCACTGGCAAAACGAAGGCTTCGCCGCTTACGACGATTTCCTCGCGACGCTGGCCTCGCGCAAGCGCAAGGCACTGAAGCGGGAGCGGCGCGAGGCGCTGTCCGCCGGCATCACGGTCGAGGTTCTCTCCGGGGGCGACCTGACAGAAGCGGTCTGGGACGATTTCCATTCCTTCTACGAGGATACCGGCGCGCGCAAATGGGGGCGCCCCTACCTCAACCGGGCGTTCTTTTCGGCGGTCGGCGCGGCGATGGGCGAGCGTATCGTTCTGGTGATGGCGCGGCGCGCGGGGCGATACATCGCGGGCGCGATCAATTTCCGTGGCGCCAACACGCTCTACGGTCGCAACTGGGGCTGCATCGAGGACCACCCCTTCCTGCATTTCGAGCTGTGCTATCATCAGGCGATCGACTACGCGATCGCTCACAGGCTCGTCCGCGTCGAGGCCGGGGCGCAGGGCGAGCACAAGCTGGCACGCGGCTACCGCCCGGTCATCACACGCTCGCTGCACCATCTCGCCGATCCGGGATTGCGACGCGCCGTGGCACATTACCTGACAGGCGAACGGCAACAGATCGCGCAGGCGCAGGACGCGCTCGCGGCCGAGAGCCCGTTCCGCAACGCCGGAGACACGGCCGGAGACACGCATGAGTGATGGAGCCGGGCCGGCGGCGCGGGAAAACCCCGCCGCGTTCTCCAGTGATGACGAGCTGGGCTATCTGCGCAGCCGGACGCCGTTTGCGGATGGCGTGCCGCTCACGCTCGATGAGCCCTACCGCCTAGCCCATCTCCCACTGGTGTCGCCGGCGCATCCTGGCGTGATCGCCCGCAAGGACGGCCGCTTCTACGACATGGGCCGGCACCCGACGGTGTTTTCGCTCGTGCTGCCGATCGACGAGGCGGCGCTGGCCGCATCCGCAGCGTTCGCCCGGCTCGATGCGGAGATACGGCGCGCGCCCTTCGCTGCGAAGATCGCCTGGGACATCCTGCCGCGACGGGCGGACCGGCTCCACGCCACGCTGTGCGGCACAATATCGACCGTCGAAGCTCCCGTGATCGACGCCCGCACCCGCGAGGCGGTTTCACGCATCGGGTCGTTCACGGTCGAGATCAGGGGCTTGTTCTCGGGCAACATCAACCGGGGAAGGCTCTATCTGCGCCTCTATCCGGAAAGGCGTGACGGGACGAACCCGATCCACGCGATCCAGACCGCGTTCGGGCGGCAGCCATCGGATCTCTATCTCGTCGGGCTCTACAACCTGGTCGACGATCTCGACGCCGAGGAGACCGCCGTGCTGGCGGCTCTGATCGAGCGCTGGTGGAACGAACCGCTGCTGCGCTTCGAGGCGACAGGCCTCTGGGTACTCGGCGCCCGCGACGATCTCGTGCTCGACGCCGATCTGGCCGAGGTGCTGCCGCTGCATGCGGGTCCTGCCTTATCGATGCCGAGGCTGCGGCCTTGACGTCGGCGGCCGGCTCGCGACAGGCTGACAATCTATCCCGCTCCACCTCGCCCGCCCCGGATTTCGCATGACAGCCTATGACCCCGCCAATGTCTTCGCCAGAATCCTGCGTGGCGAGCTGCCTTCGCACACCGTCTATGAGGATGCCGAGACGCTGGCGATCATGGACATCATGCCACGCGCCGACGGGCATGTGCTGGTGGTCCCGAAAGCTGCGTGCAGGAACGTGTTCGATGCACCGGCGGATGCGCTGCAGGCGGTCGCGCTGACGACGCAGAGGCTCGCACGGGCCGTCACGACCGCTTTCGCAGCGGACGGCGTCACCATCCAGCAGTTCAACGAGGCCGCAGGCGGGCAGGTCGTGTTCCATCTGCATGTGCATGTGATGCCGCGCCATGACGGCGTGGCACTGCGACCGCATACCGGCGCTATGGAGAAGCCAGAGATCCTCGTCGCCAATGCCGAGAAGATCAGGATGGCGCTGACGGGCGGCTGAGCCCGCGTGCGGGGCGTCCGAAACCGCCGGCCCGGCTCAGTTCAGGAGCCAGATTCCGCCCATCAGCGTCGTCTCGCCGGCCAGCACCGCCAGCACGATACGGCTTCGATTGGTGAGGATGATGGCGACGGTCACGGCGAGTGCGCCGACCCGCAACGCCAGCGGTGCGACGCCCAGCACGCCCGGCGGCGCGATGATGAGCTTGGCCACGACGCCGGCCAGCAGCGCCGTCGCCACCGCCCTGACCCAATCCAGCACCGGCGAGTCCGGGGCGACCCGGCGCGCCATCGCGACTGCGAGCCAGCGCCAGATCTCGGTCGGCAGGAAAGCGAACAGCAAGAGCGCGAGATAGGGCCAGAACGGACCGTCGAGCCAGGCGATGGGCTGCGTCATGCCGGCCTCGCCCGCTTGCGCCCGACGGCAAAGGCGATGCTGCCGCCGATCAAGCCGGAGACGATCAGGTCGAAGCCGCCGCCGATGAAGCGGTCCGAGACCGGGGCGAAAGCCAACCCCAGCGCGATGGCCAGCGCATCGCTGCGGACGCGGGCGCCGGCGACCAGCGAGGTCAGGAAGAAGATCGGCGTCAGGCAGAGCAGGCCGGCCGCAAGGGGGATCGGCAGGGCCCCGAGCAGATAATAGCCCGCGAAGGTGCCAATCGCGCTGACCGTCATGCAGGTCTGGCAGAAGCCGATGAAATAGGTGACGCGCTGGTGCGGCGGCACGGCGGGCAGGCGTCGCAGGCCCTCGGCCCAGCCGGTCACGGCGACGTAATGCGCCAGCAGCAACTGCATCCTGATGCCCTGCCCGGGCTTGCGCAGCAGCGGCAGGATCGCCACCGTCATCGGCAGGAAGCGCAGCGAGGCGAAACCGATCGCGATCGCGATCGCGCTCCAGGCGGCGCCCGCGGCGATCGAGGCGAAGAAGATCACCTGGGACGGGCCGGCCCAGACCAGCACGGTCGAGAGCACCGCGACATCGACAGGGTAGCCGACATCGCGCGCCAGCGAGCCGATGCCGACAAGGCCGAAACCGACCATCCAGGCGGGGAAGGACAGTGCATCGCGCATCCCAGCCAGCGCGACGCGCTGCCAGCCCCAATCCGGCGAAACTGTCATGGATGGGTTCGCACGCCTGTCAGATCGCCGCCGGGGAGAAATGGACCGGCGGCGTTCGCCGACCCTGCCGCGGTTCTAGCAAGCTGCGCCGGTCAAGCCGACATGCGGTGCCGCGCGGCGGACCTGCGCCCGCTGCACGGAAGGCGCCGACACCGATCAGCGCCCGCCCTTGAAGACGATGCCGATGAGCTCGTTGCCGAAGTCGATCAGCTCCTTGGGAATGCCGCCGACCGCCTTCACCGCGAGGTAGATCCCGTAGATGAAGGCTGGAACCAGAATCCAGCCCAGCACCTCCTCGAACATCTTGCGCCGGCGCCGGCGCCGGTCGCGCTTCTCGAACCAGCCGAGCTTCTCCCGACGCACCGGAAGAGTCTTTTCCGGAGCGGGCTCCGCCGCATGGGCGAGCAGGGTGTCTGTCTTGCGCCTGAAGAACACGCTCTCAAGCCTTCGTCAGCGGGACCTTGGGGACAGTGCGGACCGAGCGCTGCGCCTTGGGCGCATCCGGCGCCTTGCCGCCGCCATCGCCCTTCCCGGCCTTGCCGCCGGTCCCGCCGCCGCGACGCGGAGCGGCCGAGGTCGGCTTTGCGGGAGACGACGCCTTGGCGCGCGGCTTGCGGGCACGCTGCTCGGCGGCGGCTGCCACGTCCTTCTCGGGCTTGGGCTTGACCGGCCCGTCCGGGAATTCGAGGCCGAGCACCTTGATGCCCGTTTCGGACTGCACGACCACGACCTTCACCGCACCGCCGTTCTTGAGGCGCCCGAACAGCACCTCGTCGGCGAGCGGGGTCTTGATCGTCTGCTGGATCAGCCGGGCCATCGGGCGGGCGCCCATCGCCTCGTCATAACCGTTCTCGACCAGCCATTCGCGGGCCTCGTCCGACAGCTCGATCGTGACGTTGCGGTCGGCCAGTTGCGCCTCGAGCTGGAGCACGAACTTGTCGACGACGCGGGCCACGACCGTCTTCGGCAGATGGCCGAAGGAGATCACCGAATCGAGCCGGTTGCGGAATTCCGGCGCGAACAGCTTGTTGATCGCCTCGGTGTCGTCGCCCTCGCGCTTCTGGCGGGTGAAGCCATAGGCGTTGCGGGCCATGTCGGCAGCGCCGGCATTGGTCGTCATGATCAGGATGACATTCCTGAAATCGACCTGCTTGCCGTTGTTGTCGGTCAGCTTGCCGTGGTCCATCACCTGCAGGAGGATGTTGAACAGGTCGGGATGAGCCTTCTCGATTTCGTCGAGCAGCAGCACGCAATGCGGGTGCTGGTCGATCTGGTCGGTCAGCAGGCCGCCCTGATCGAAGCCGACATAGCCCGGAGGCGCGCCGATCAGCCGCGAGACGGTGTGACGCTCCATGTACTCCGACATGTCGAAGCGAACGAGCTCGACGCCGAGCGAGGAGGAGAGCTGGCGGGCGACCTCGGTCTTGCCGACGCCGGTCGGCCCCGCGAAGAGATAGCAGCCGATCGGCTTCTCGCCGTCGCGCAGGCCGGCACGCGCCAGCTTGATCGAGGAGGATAGCGCCTCGATCGCCTTCTCCTGGCCGTAGACGGTGCGCTTCAGCGTGGTTTCGAGATTGCGCAGGACCTCGGCATCGTCCTTCGACACGGTCTTGGCCGGAATCCGCGCCATGGTGGCGATGGCGGCCTCGATCTCCTTCACGCCGATCGTCTTCTTGCGCTTGTTCTCGGCCACCAGCATCTGCGAGGCGCCGGTCTCGTCGATCACGTCGATCGCCTTGTCCGGCAGCTTGCGGTCATGGATGTAGCGGGCCGACAGCTCCACCGCCGCCTTGATGGCGTCGTTGGTGTAGCGCAGCTTGTGGAACTCCTCGAAATAGGGCTTCAGCCCCTTCAGGATCTCGATCGTATCGGGGATCGACGGCTCGTTGACGTCGATCTTCTGGAAACGGCGGACGAGTGCCCGGTCCTTCTCGAAATACTGGCGGTATTCCTTGTAGGTGGTCGAGCCGATGCAGCGCAGGCCGCCCGAGGCGAGTGCCGGCTTGAGCAGGTTCGATGCATCCATGGCGCCGCCCGATGTCGCACCGGCGCCGATCACCGTATGGATCTCGTCTATGAACATGATCGCCTTGGGGTGGGCCTCGATCTCCTTCATCACCTGCTTGAGGCGCTCCTCGAAATCGCCGCGATAGCGCGTGCCGGCCAGCAGCGTGCCCATGTCGAGCGAGAAGACCGTCGCGTCCTCCAGCACCTCGGGCACCTCGCCGCGGATGATCTTGAGGGCGAGGCCCTCGGCGATGGCGGTCTTGCCGACGCCGGGCTCGCCGACCAGCAGCGGGTTGTTCTTCTGCCGGCGGCAGAGGATCTGGATGGTGCGCTGGACCTCGGCCTCGCGGCCGATCAGCGGATCGATGCGGCCGTCGCGGGCCTTGCGGTTGAGGTTGACGCAATAGGCGTCGAGCGCGCTTTCCTTCTTCTTCTTGTCCTTGTCGGCATCGTTGCCCTGGTCGGCGGCACGCGAATCGCGCTGCTGCTCGGGCTCCTCCTCGACGCCTCGGACCGGACGCGGCTCGCTGGCGCCCGGGCGCTTGGCGATGCCGTGGCTGATGTAGTTGACCGCGTCGTAGCGGGTCATGTCCTGCTCCTGCAGGAAATAGGCGGCGTGGCTCTCGCGCTCGGCGAACATCGCGACCAGCACGTTGGCGCCGGTCACTTCCTCGCGACCCGAGGACTGGACATGGATGA contains:
- a CDS encoding RidA family protein, which codes for MNAVDAKLAELGITLPTPAAPVANYVPYVITGNLLVISGQLCFGLDGKLSDSHKGKLGVEVFNEAGLEAARLCAINVLAQAKAALGGDLGRIARCVRLGGFINAAPHFAALPAIMNGASDLMVAVLGDKGRHARSTIGVAELPADAAVEVEAMFEIA
- a CDS encoding cell envelope integrity EipB family protein; amino-acid sequence: MKTNAPGLAGILAVAALWNGAAFAQPQSAGRVVLVPHRAVYDLVLDDGKAAKNVESARGRIAFDFTGDACEGYALSFRQVTQLDSGERGPRTIDARTTSFEAGDGASYRFKTESSASGTPTETVDGMASKAGDGYEVKLSAPKAETHREAIGALFPNAQMKAVIQAARAGQSTLNVRLYDGANGGKDVYETLSVIGRRIEAKPVETPLLRPEFEKLARWPVTMSYFKVGSGETTPSYTISFELYENGVTGAVRLDYGSFALRGTLTRLDLLPQAECAK
- a CDS encoding HIT family protein; this translates as MTAYDPANVFARILRGELPSHTVYEDAETLAIMDIMPRADGHVLVVPKAACRNVFDAPADALQAVALTTQRLARAVTTAFAADGVTIQQFNEAAGGQVVFHLHVHVMPRHDGVALRPHTGAMEKPEILVANAEKIRMALTGG
- a CDS encoding DUF3572 domain-containing protein, with translation MARPPSLQDAETLALRALGFLAAEPERLEPFLATTGLGPATLRAAASDPGFLSAVLDHIGGSDSLLLEFAGNLGVSPESVAQARDRLGGPHPGEPA
- a CDS encoding DNA polymerase IV codes for the protein MQPSASRRVLCRDCLSDHDGTASEPRRCPSCGSPRLLRHLERDLLSLAHIDCDAFYAAIEKRDDPSLMDKPVIIGGGKRGVVSTCCYIARTYGVRSAMPMFKALKACPEAVVVKPDMAKYVAVGRQVRRLMQELTPLVEPISIDEAFLDLAGTELLHHASPAVTLARFARRIESEVGITVSVGLSYAKFLAKVASDMDKPRGFSVIGRAEAVAFLAAKPVGLIPGIGQASAAKLAEAGFRLIGDLREAPVDKLFRLAGKDGPRLKNLANGIDQRRVTPDRETKSVSTETTLDIDLARFEELEPVLWRLCEKTSKRLKHQELAGRTITLKLKTADFHSITRAARLPEPTQLAARLFTAGRDLLRRECTGARYRLIGIGASDLAGPEEADHGDLADVATPRLKAMEGALDALRARFGDAAIGKGLSLRLPQRAGNGAATSRTPPEAEDPDA
- a CDS encoding GNAT family N-acetyltransferase, with protein sequence MSSGGRGDLRVRVATSLKTVPAGAWNACANPAALSEVLGAPSRPAEAVQAGADHDNPFVSHEFLRALEESGCVGGRSGWSPAYLLVEDGEGALLAAAPSFLKSHSQGEYVFDHAWADAYERAGGQYYPKLQVAAPFTPATGPRLLVADTLRAEEARAGLIAGLEALRGQAEASSVHVTFAQEPDIATLREAGYLERHDLQFHWQNEGFAAYDDFLATLASRKRKALKRERREALSAGITVEVLSGGDLTEAVWDDFHSFYEDTGARKWGRPYLNRAFFSAVGAAMGERIVLVMARRAGRYIAGAINFRGANTLYGRNWGCIEDHPFLHFELCYHQAIDYAIAHRLVRVEAGAQGEHKLARGYRPVITRSLHHLADPGLRRAVAHYLTGERQQIAQAQDALAAESPFRNAGDTAGDTHE
- a CDS encoding glycerophosphodiester phosphodiesterase family protein, producing MRDRSMHEHSHSGLGWLIARPIAHRGLHDAAAGVIENSIPAAEAAIAGGFGIECDVQLSADGEAMVFHDFGLDRLTGHSGAAAAQKAEALAAITLKGSEAKIPTLSGFLDLIAGRVPLVIEIKSRFDGDLALTRRAAEIVSGRAGQPIVFKSFDPEIVTALRDIAPAVPRGIVAMNDYTYDDYAHLDAGKRRAMANLLHFDESRPDFLSWKVSDLESAAPYLCRNALGMPLMSWTVRTPADRAMAARHADQMVFEGFKP
- a CDS encoding AzlC family ABC transporter permease; amino-acid sequence: MTVSPDWGWQRVALAGMRDALSFPAWMVGFGLVGIGSLARDVGYPVDVAVLSTVLVWAGPSQVIFFASIAAGAAWSAIAIAIGFASLRFLPMTVAILPLLRKPGQGIRMQLLLAHYVAVTGWAEGLRRLPAVPPHQRVTYFIGFCQTCMTVSAIGTFAGYYLLGALPIPLAAGLLCLTPIFFLTSLVAGARVRSDALAIALGLAFAPVSDRFIGGGFDLIVSGLIGGSIAFAVGRKRARPA
- a CDS encoding AzlD domain-containing protein, which gives rise to MTQPIAWLDGPFWPYLALLLFAFLPTEIWRWLAVAMARRVAPDSPVLDWVRAVATALLAGVVAKLIIAPPGVLGVAPLALRVGALAVTVAIILTNRSRIVLAVLAGETTLMGGIWLLN
- the clpA gene encoding ATP-dependent Clp protease ATP-binding subunit ClpA, coding for MPSFSRSLEQALHRALALANERHHEYATLEHLLLALVDDQDAAAVMRACSVDLDTLRRNLVDYIDAELANLVTDGRDDSKPTAGFQRVIQRAVIHVQSSGREEVTGANVLVAMFAERESHAAYFLQEQDMTRYDAVNYISHGIAKRPGASEPRPVRGVEEEPEQQRDSRAADQGNDADKDKKKKESALDAYCVNLNRKARDGRIDPLIGREAEVQRTIQILCRRQKNNPLLVGEPGVGKTAIAEGLALKIIRGEVPEVLEDATVFSLDMGTLLAGTRYRGDFEERLKQVMKEIEAHPKAIMFIDEIHTVIGAGATSGGAMDASNLLKPALASGGLRCIGSTTYKEYRQYFEKDRALVRRFQKIDVNEPSIPDTIEILKGLKPYFEEFHKLRYTNDAIKAAVELSARYIHDRKLPDKAIDVIDETGASQMLVAENKRKKTIGVKEIEAAIATMARIPAKTVSKDDAEVLRNLETTLKRTVYGQEKAIEALSSSIKLARAGLRDGEKPIGCYLFAGPTGVGKTEVARQLSSSLGVELVRFDMSEYMERHTVSRLIGAPPGYVGFDQGGLLTDQIDQHPHCVLLLDEIEKAHPDLFNILLQVMDHGKLTDNNGKQVDFRNVILIMTTNAGAADMARNAYGFTRQKREGDDTEAINKLFAPEFRNRLDSVISFGHLPKTVVARVVDKFVLQLEAQLADRNVTIELSDEAREWLVENGYDEAMGARPMARLIQQTIKTPLADEVLFGRLKNGGAVKVVVVQSETGIKVLGLEFPDGPVKPKPEKDVAAAAEQRARKPRAKASSPAKPTSAAPRRGGGTGGKAGKGDGGGKAPDAPKAQRSVRTVPKVPLTKA